The following nucleotide sequence is from Allocatelliglobosispora scoriae.
GGTGGACCCGGCACGGTTGGCCTTGCGCGCCGAACTCGGCGACGCGGCCCCCGACCGCCCGGGTCCACGAAATGTGGGACGTCTAGACCGGTCCCCAGAGCCAGTTGCCCGGCGCGTCGGGGTCGGCACCCCGGTAATACTCCTCCGCCGCGACGACGAGCTCGTCGACCGTGAGCTCGCCGGACCCGTCGGAGTCCAACCGCTGGAACGCCGCGTCGATCGCCGCGTCAGCCGTGCCGAAGGCCCGCTGCAGCGCGTGGAACTCGGCGGGCCGTAGCGTGCCGTCGCCGTCGGTGTCGGCGAGGTGGAAGACCGCGCGGGCGGCGGGCCGGAAGTTGGCGAGGTAGCCGTCGGGGCTGTCGATGAAGGCTCCGGCCATCCCCTCGCGCCACTCGACCGGGTCGATC
It contains:
- a CDS encoding EF-hand domain-containing protein, which gives rise to MLTILQERKLDQAFGHLDVDRDGAIEWEDWIALATRITSAFGQSPTTPRGAEVVSAFEQLWQALLANLDLDGDRRIDPVEWREGMAGAFIDSPDGYLANFRPAARAVFHLADTDGDGTLRPAEFHALQRAFGTADAAIDAAFQRLDSDGSGELTVDELVVAAEEYYRGADPDAPGNWLWGPV